A portion of the Citrobacter rodentium NBRC 105723 = DSM 16636 genome contains these proteins:
- a CDS encoding SDR family oxidoreductase, with amino-acid sequence MTKVAIVTASDSGIGKACALQLAQQGFDIGITWHSDEQGARKTAQEVMKHGVRAETIQLDLSVLPEGAQALEQLITRLGRIDVLVNNAGTMSKAGFLELPFADWRQIFTVDVDGAFLCSQLAARQMVKQGQGGRIINITSVHEHTPLPEASAYTAAKHALGGLTKAMALELVKHNILVNAVAPGAIATPMNDMDDSDVKPGSEPTIPLGRPGLTREIAGMVGWLCSDGASYTTGQSLIVDGGFMLANPQFKPE; translated from the coding sequence ATGACAAAAGTGGCGATAGTCACCGCTTCTGATTCAGGTATTGGTAAGGCGTGCGCGCTACAGCTGGCGCAGCAGGGATTTGATATTGGGATCACCTGGCACTCGGATGAGCAGGGGGCGCGGAAGACGGCGCAAGAGGTGATGAAGCACGGCGTGCGCGCCGAGACCATTCAGCTAGATCTCAGCGTGCTGCCCGAAGGCGCGCAGGCTCTCGAACAGCTTATTACCCGGCTGGGGCGGATAGATGTGCTGGTGAATAACGCCGGTACAATGAGCAAAGCCGGGTTTCTGGAGCTGCCCTTTGCCGACTGGCGGCAGATCTTTACGGTGGACGTCGACGGGGCGTTTCTCTGCTCGCAGCTGGCCGCTCGCCAGATGGTTAAACAGGGGCAGGGTGGGCGAATTATCAATATCACCTCGGTGCATGAGCACACGCCGCTGCCGGAGGCCAGCGCCTACACCGCCGCCAAACACGCCCTCGGCGGTCTTACCAAAGCTATGGCGCTGGAGCTGGTTAAACACAACATACTGGTGAACGCCGTGGCGCCGGGCGCTATCGCCACGCCGATGAACGATATGGATGACAGCGACGTTAAGCCCGGCTCTGAACCCACCATTCCGCTGGGTCGACCGGGGTTAACGCGGGAGATTGCCGGCATGGTCGGCTGGCTGTGTTCGGACGGGGCGAGCTACACTACCGGCCAGTCGCTGATTGTCGACGGCGGCTTTATGCTCGCCAACCCGCAGTTTAAGCCGGAATAA
- a CDS encoding DedA family protein, whose translation MDINALIAQYGYAALVIGSMAEGETITLLGGVAAHQGLLTFPLVVIAVALGGMIGDQVLYLLGRCYGGRLLRRFSRHRDKIRRAQKMIQRRPYLFVIGTRFMYGFRIIGPLLIGASHLPPKIFLPLNILGALVWASIFTTLGYMGGEVIAPWLHSLDQHLKHWIWLILAIVLVIGVRWWLKRRSRRRAD comes from the coding sequence ATGGATATAAACGCTCTTATTGCGCAATACGGTTACGCCGCGCTGGTTATCGGCAGCATGGCGGAAGGTGAAACCATTACCCTGCTTGGCGGCGTCGCCGCGCATCAGGGATTACTGACGTTCCCGCTGGTGGTGATAGCCGTCGCCCTGGGCGGCATGATTGGCGATCAGGTGCTGTATCTGCTGGGACGTTGCTACGGCGGCAGGCTTCTGCGCCGCTTTTCACGCCATCGCGATAAAATCCGCCGGGCGCAGAAGATGATCCAGCGTCGCCCCTATTTATTCGTTATCGGCACCCGCTTTATGTACGGCTTTCGCATCATTGGCCCTCTGCTGATTGGCGCAAGCCATCTGCCGCCGAAAATTTTCCTGCCGCTGAATATCCTCGGCGCGCTGGTCTGGGCATCTATCTTCACCACCCTCGGCTATATGGGTGGCGAAGTGATTGCCCCATGGCTGCACAGTCTCGATCAGCATCTTAAACACTGGATCTGGCTGATACTGGCGATCGTACTGGTGATCGGCGTGCGCTGGTGGCTGAAGCGACGCAGCCGCCGCCGGGCCGATTAA
- a CDS encoding Yip1 family protein, whose protein sequence is MNHVWGLFSHPDREMQVIRRENETVSHHYTHHVLLMAAIPVICAFIGTTQIGWNFGDGNVLKLSLLTGFALAILFYAVMLAGVAVMGRVIWWMARSYPQRPSLTHCMVFAGYVATPLFLSGIVALYPLVWLCALVGTIALFYTGYLLYLGIPTFLNINKEEGLSFSSSTLAIGVLVLEILLALTVILWGYGYRVF, encoded by the coding sequence ATGAACCATGTCTGGGGGCTGTTTTCCCATCCCGATCGTGAAATGCAGGTTATCAGGCGTGAAAACGAAACGGTTTCGCATCATTACACCCATCATGTGCTGTTGATGGCGGCGATCCCGGTAATCTGCGCGTTTATTGGCACCACGCAAATCGGCTGGAATTTCGGCGACGGCAACGTGCTGAAACTCTCTCTGCTTACCGGATTTGCGCTGGCGATTCTTTTCTACGCCGTGATGCTGGCCGGCGTGGCGGTCATGGGGCGTGTTATCTGGTGGATGGCGCGGAGTTATCCGCAGCGCCCGTCGCTGACGCACTGCATGGTCTTTGCCGGATACGTCGCCACGCCGCTGTTCCTGAGCGGCATCGTGGCGCTCTATCCGCTGGTGTGGCTGTGCGCGCTGGTGGGAACCATCGCGCTGTTCTACACCGGTTATTTACTCTATCTGGGTATTCCAACTTTTCTGAATATTAATAAAGAAGAGGGGTTGAGTTTTTCCAGCTCGACGCTGGCCATTGGCGTGCTGGTGCTGGAGATTTTACTGGCGCTTACCGTCATCCTGTGGGGATACGGATATCGGGTATTTTAA
- the pbpG gene encoding D-alanyl-D-alanine endopeptidase, with product MLKFRVSILSLALMLAVPFAPQAAVKATATTVASQPEIASGSAMIVDLNTNKVIYANHPDLVRPIASITKLMTAMVVLDARLPLDEKLKVDISQTPEMKGIYSRVRLNSEISRKNMLLLALMSSENRAAASLAHHYPGGYNAFIKAMNAKAKALGMSHTRFVEPTGLSIHNVSTARDLTRLLIASKQYPLIGQLSTTREDMATFSNPAYTLPFRNTNHLVYRDNWNIQLTKTGFTNAAGHCLVMRTLINNKPVALVVMDAFGKYTHFADASRLRTWIETGKVMPVPAAALSYKKQKAAQMAQQTAQND from the coding sequence ATGCTGAAATTCCGAGTTTCTATTCTGAGCCTAGCGCTGATGCTGGCGGTGCCTTTTGCGCCGCAGGCAGCGGTGAAAGCGACAGCGACGACAGTGGCCTCGCAACCTGAGATCGCCTCCGGTAGCGCGATGATCGTCGATCTGAACACCAATAAGGTGATCTACGCTAACCATCCGGATCTGGTGCGTCCGATTGCCTCGATAACCAAATTAATGACGGCGATGGTGGTGCTTGATGCGCGACTGCCGCTGGACGAAAAGCTGAAGGTTGATATCAGCCAGACGCCGGAGATGAAAGGCATCTACTCCCGCGTGCGTCTGAACAGTGAAATCAGTCGTAAAAATATGCTGCTGCTGGCGCTGATGTCCTCGGAAAACCGGGCGGCGGCAAGCCTAGCGCATCACTATCCGGGCGGCTATAACGCCTTTATTAAGGCGATGAACGCGAAGGCGAAGGCGCTCGGTATGAGCCATACCCGCTTTGTCGAACCGACGGGGCTGTCCATTCACAACGTCTCCACCGCGCGGGATCTCACCCGGTTACTGATCGCCAGCAAGCAATATCCGCTGATCGGCCAGTTAAGCACCACGCGTGAAGATATGGCAACTTTCTCGAACCCGGCGTATACGCTGCCGTTTCGCAATACCAACCACCTGGTGTATCGCGATAACTGGAATATCCAGCTGACCAAAACCGGCTTTACCAACGCGGCGGGCCACTGTCTGGTGATGCGCACGCTGATCAATAACAAACCGGTCGCGCTGGTGGTGATGGACGCCTTTGGCAAATATACCCATTTTGCCGATGCCAGCCGTTTACGCACCTGGATTGAAACCGGTAAGGTGATGCCGGTTCCGGCAGCGGCGTTAAGCTATAAAAAGCAAAAAGCCGCGCAGATGGCGCAGCAAACCGCGCAAAACGACTAA
- a CDS encoding PAAR domain-containing protein — translation MGTGYFLVKGDKTTCGGSILTGADGHSIHGQATARNGDKYICGKDKQIYHIAGGQPNYYIHGVQAAGTAHSTGTCSCKCHFISSVCDCIYGYESNSLSAPKSIANTNKLIATAPQNATDLSNLAPGPSNRIDSVKSPREIVDAGFCVLPYGATPTSYDHWFFITPPAGTRELFHQLNPHKNKKPGSILIIADPEKKDVKQIEILEAARDKIDKALEPLSNDEARLLHDNRTAIDIFSSQLHSDALSTSGDVMGYIKEVGGKYYTEINKILEEIEELYQKTYSQNNGRISGEEFFGKRKMLFEQLDSVLNRFSKSQLGLPQYESLKKALGLSTHSITHKWDQAGIGAIEGYASYVEKSAKIMQLMKKVGYIGVGLDFAGYSENVYEACSKGREDACYKTAIIEYSKFGGKQLAGNIVGPLAGIAGRRACMWVLGILTEEVGGIGAALCLVTGISTGIAGSKVVEIPGEDAGKTYGEVIYEKLFDK, via the coding sequence ATGGGAACTGGATATTTTCTGGTGAAAGGTGATAAAACTACTTGTGGGGGAAGCATACTCACTGGAGCTGATGGACATAGCATACATGGTCAAGCCACGGCGAGAAATGGAGATAAATATATATGTGGTAAAGATAAACAAATTTACCATATAGCAGGAGGGCAGCCAAATTATTATATACACGGTGTACAAGCAGCAGGAACGGCACATAGTACAGGGACATGCTCTTGTAAATGCCATTTTATTAGCTCGGTTTGCGACTGCATATACGGATATGAAAGTAACTCCCTCTCTGCACCAAAATCTATAGCAAACACGAACAAGCTGATAGCTACAGCGCCTCAAAACGCAACAGATCTTTCTAATCTGGCTCCTGGCCCTTCTAATCGAATTGATTCAGTTAAATCGCCACGTGAGATTGTAGATGCCGGATTTTGTGTACTACCCTATGGAGCAACACCAACATCATATGATCACTGGTTCTTTATAACCCCTCCTGCCGGAACTCGTGAGTTATTCCACCAATTAAATCCACATAAAAATAAAAAACCAGGTTCAATATTAATAATTGCCGATCCAGAGAAAAAGGACGTAAAGCAAATTGAAATTCTGGAAGCCGCAAGAGACAAAATTGATAAAGCACTTGAACCATTATCAAATGATGAAGCAAGATTATTACACGATAATAGAACAGCAATAGATATATTTTCATCTCAATTACATAGTGATGCACTGAGTACATCAGGAGATGTTATGGGATATATTAAGGAAGTAGGAGGTAAATATTACACTGAAATTAATAAAATACTTGAGGAAATTGAAGAGCTATATCAAAAAACATACTCACAAAATAATGGTCGTATATCAGGAGAGGAATTCTTTGGAAAAAGAAAAATGCTATTTGAACAGCTAGATTCGGTATTGAACCGATTTAGTAAATCTCAGTTAGGATTACCACAATATGAATCTCTTAAAAAAGCACTGGGTTTATCAACGCATTCTATTACTCACAAATGGGACCAGGCGGGCATAGGGGCCATAGAGGGATACGCCTCATACGTTGAAAAATCAGCAAAAATCATGCAATTAATGAAAAAAGTAGGTTATATTGGTGTAGGGCTTGATTTTGCTGGATATTCTGAAAATGTTTATGAAGCATGTTCTAAAGGTAGAGAAGATGCATGCTACAAAACTGCAATAATTGAATATAGTAAATTTGGAGGGAAACAATTGGCTGGAAACATTGTTGGTCCTTTAGCTGGGATCGCAGGTCGCAGGGCTTGTATGTGGGTATTAGGAATATTAACCGAAGAAGTTGGTGGGATTGGAGCGGCGCTATGCCTTGTTACAGGAATTTCTACAGGTATTGCTGGTTCAAAAGTGGTGGAAATACCAGGCGAAGATGCTGGTAAGACATATGGTGAAGTAATATATGAAAAACTTTTTGATAAATGA
- a CDS encoding GNAT family N-acetyltransferase — MSAADSLSESDIVVRNALPGDVEAISALYAWHVLNGRASFEEIPPTVEEMRQRMRKVAQYELPWLVALYRGVVVGYCYATQYRPRPAYRYTLEESIYVDTSMTGQGIGSLLMHTLISRCEEGPWRQMVAVIGDGYNNPGSLRLHKKHGFEIAGQLRSVGYKKGDWRDTLIMQRPLNEGDWTLPE, encoded by the coding sequence ATGTCTGCTGCCGATTCGCTTTCTGAAAGTGACATTGTGGTGCGTAACGCCCTGCCCGGCGACGTAGAGGCCATCTCTGCGCTGTATGCCTGGCATGTGCTAAATGGTCGCGCCTCTTTTGAAGAGATCCCCCCGACGGTTGAAGAGATGCGTCAGCGGATGCGCAAGGTCGCGCAGTATGAACTGCCGTGGCTGGTGGCGCTGTATCGCGGCGTAGTCGTGGGCTATTGCTATGCCACGCAGTATCGCCCCCGCCCTGCCTACCGTTACACTCTGGAAGAGTCGATTTACGTGGATACCAGCATGACCGGACAAGGCATAGGCAGCCTGCTGATGCATACCTTAATCAGCCGCTGCGAAGAGGGACCGTGGCGGCAAATGGTGGCGGTGATCGGCGACGGATATAACAACCCTGGGTCGCTGCGTCTGCATAAGAAACATGGATTTGAGATTGCCGGACAGCTGCGCAGCGTCGGATATAAGAAAGGAGACTGGCGGGACACGTTGATTATGCAGCGCCCGCTCAATGAAGGCGACTGGACGCTGCCGGAATAG
- the dld gene encoding D-lactate dehydrogenase, with product MSSITTTDNKTFLNELARLVGHSHLLTEPAKTARYRKGFRSGQGDALAVVFPGTLLELWRVLSACVQADKIILMQAANTGLTEGSTPNGNDYDRDIVIVSTLRLDKLHILGKGEQVLAYPGTTLYSLEKALKPLGREPHSVIGSSCIGASVIGGICNNSGGSLVQRGPAYTEMSLFARIDENGKLQLVNHLGIDLGQTPEQILSQLDDERIKEENVRHDGRHAHDHDYVTRVRDIEADTPARYNADPDRLFESSGCAGKLAVFAVRLDTFEAEKNQQVFYIGTNQPDVLTEIRRHILANFTNLPVAGEYMHRDIYDIAEQYGKDTFLMIDKLGTDKMPFFFTLKGRTDAMLEKVKFFRPHFTDRAMQKFGHLFPSHLPPRMKNWRDKYEHHLLLKMAGDGVAEAQNWLSEFFKTAEGDFFACTPEEGSKAFLHRFAAAGAAIRYQAVHSEEVEDILALDIALKRNDTEWYEHLPAEIDSQLVHKLYYGHFMCYVFHQDYIVKKGVDAHALKEQMLELLRQRGAQYPAEHNVGHLYKAPEALARFYRENDPTNSMNPGIGKTSKKKFWKEPDSAPNP from the coding sequence ATGTCTTCCATAACAACGACTGATAACAAAACGTTTCTGAATGAGCTTGCCCGTCTGGTGGGCCATTCACACCTGCTGACTGAACCTGCAAAAACCGCCCGCTATCGCAAGGGCTTTCGATCCGGCCAGGGCGACGCGCTGGCGGTCGTTTTTCCCGGTACGCTGCTCGAACTGTGGCGCGTGCTCAGCGCCTGCGTGCAGGCCGATAAAATTATTCTGATGCAGGCCGCTAACACCGGTCTGACCGAAGGCTCGACGCCAAACGGCAATGACTACGATCGCGACATCGTGATCGTCAGCACCCTGCGTCTCGATAAGCTGCATATTCTCGGCAAAGGCGAACAGGTGCTGGCGTATCCTGGCACCACCCTCTATTCGCTGGAAAAAGCGCTCAAGCCGCTGGGACGCGAACCGCACTCGGTGATTGGCTCATCGTGCATCGGCGCGTCGGTAATCGGCGGCATCTGTAACAATTCCGGCGGCTCGCTGGTGCAGCGCGGTCCCGCCTACACCGAAATGTCGCTTTTCGCTCGCATTGATGAAAACGGCAAGCTACAGCTGGTGAACCATCTGGGGATCGATCTCGGGCAGACCCCGGAGCAGATCCTCAGCCAGCTTGACGATGAGCGGATTAAAGAAGAAAACGTGCGCCACGACGGACGTCACGCGCACGATCACGACTATGTCACCCGCGTGCGCGATATTGAAGCCGACACCCCGGCACGCTATAACGCCGACCCGGACCGCCTGTTCGAATCTTCCGGCTGCGCCGGGAAGCTGGCGGTCTTCGCCGTGCGCCTCGATACCTTCGAAGCGGAAAAAAACCAGCAGGTATTTTATATCGGCACCAATCAGCCCGACGTCCTGACCGAAATTCGCCGCCATATTCTGGCGAACTTTACGAATCTGCCGGTCGCTGGCGAGTATATGCATCGTGACATTTATGACATCGCGGAGCAGTACGGAAAAGATACCTTCCTGATGATCGACAAGCTCGGCACCGACAAAATGCCATTCTTCTTCACCCTGAAGGGGCGCACCGATGCGATGCTGGAGAAAGTGAAGTTCTTCCGTCCGCACTTTACCGACCGCGCGATGCAGAAATTTGGTCATCTCTTCCCCAGCCACCTGCCGCCGCGGATGAAGAACTGGCGCGATAAGTACGAGCACCATCTGCTGCTGAAAATGGCGGGCGACGGGGTTGCCGAAGCGCAAAACTGGCTCAGCGAATTCTTTAAAACGGCGGAAGGCGACTTCTTTGCCTGTACGCCGGAGGAAGGCAGCAAAGCGTTCCTCCATCGCTTCGCGGCGGCGGGCGCGGCGATTCGCTATCAGGCGGTGCACTCTGAAGAGGTCGAAGATATTCTGGCGCTTGATATCGCACTAAAGCGCAATGATACCGAATGGTATGAACACCTGCCGGCGGAAATCGACAGCCAGCTGGTGCATAAGCTCTATTACGGCCACTTCATGTGCTACGTGTTCCATCAGGATTACATCGTCAAAAAAGGCGTCGACGCCCATGCGCTGAAGGAGCAGATGCTTGAACTGCTGCGCCAGCGCGGAGCGCAGTACCCGGCGGAACATAACGTGGGGCATCTGTACAAAGCGCCGGAGGCGCTGGCCCGTTTTTATCGCGAAAATGACCCGACCAACAGCATGAACCCCGGTATTGGCAAAACCAGTAAGAAGAAATTCTGGAAAGAGCCAGATTCTGCGCCAAACCCGTAA
- the bglX gene encoding beta-glucosidase BglX codes for MKWLCSVGIAVSLALQPALAEDLFGDHPLTPQARDAFVTELLTKMTVDEKIGQLRLISVGPDNPKEAIREMIKNGQVGAIFNTVTRQDIRAMQDQVMALSRLKIPLFFAFDVLHGQRTVFPISLGLASSFNLDAVKTVGRVSAYEAADDGLNMTWAPMVDVSRDPRWGRVSEGFGEDTYLTAIMGKTMVEAMQGKSPADRYSVMTSVKHFAAYGAVEGGKEYNTVDMSPQRLFNHYMPPYKAGLDAGSGAVMVALNSLNGTPATSDAWLLKEILRDKWGFKGITVSDHGAIKELIKHGTAADPEDAVRVALKSGINMSMSDEYYSKYLPGLIKSGKVTMAELDDAARHVLNVKYDMGLFNDPYSHLGSKESDPVDTNAESRLHRKEAREVARESMVLLKNRLDTLPLKKSGTIAVVGPLADSKRDVMGSWSAAGVVDQSVTVLTGIQNAAGDKAKVIYAKGANVTNDKDIVAFLNQYEDAVKVDPRPAQEMIDEAVNAAKQSDVIVAVVGEAQGMAHEASSRTDITLPQSQRDLIAALKATGKPLVLVLMNGRPLALVKEDQQADAILETWFAGTEGGNAIADVLFGDYNPSGKLPMSFPRSVGQIPVYYSHLNTGRPYNADKPNKYTSRYFDEANGPLYPFGYGLSYTTFTVSDVKLSSATMKRDGSVTASVEVTNTGKREGATVVQMYLQDVTASMSRPVKELKGFKKINLKPGETQTVSFPIDIGALKFWNQQMKFAAEPGKFNVFIGLDSARVKQSEFELL; via the coding sequence ATGAAATGGCTATGTTCTGTAGGTATTGCGGTGAGTCTGGCGCTGCAGCCAGCGCTGGCGGAAGATCTGTTTGGCGACCATCCGCTGACGCCGCAGGCGCGGGATGCGTTTGTCACCGAGCTGCTGACCAAAATGACCGTCGACGAAAAGATAGGTCAGCTGCGTTTAATCAGCGTTGGTCCGGATAACCCGAAAGAAGCCATCCGCGAGATGATTAAGAACGGCCAGGTCGGGGCGATCTTTAATACCGTCACCCGCCAGGATATCCGCGCAATGCAGGATCAGGTTATGGCGCTGAGCCGCCTGAAGATCCCTCTCTTTTTCGCCTTTGACGTGCTGCACGGCCAGCGTACCGTTTTCCCGATCAGCCTCGGGCTGGCTTCATCGTTCAATCTTGATGCGGTGAAAACCGTTGGACGCGTCTCGGCGTATGAAGCCGCCGATGACGGGCTGAACATGACCTGGGCGCCGATGGTCGATGTCTCCCGCGATCCGCGCTGGGGGCGCGTCTCGGAAGGCTTTGGCGAAGACACTTACCTGACCGCCATCATGGGCAAAACGATGGTGGAAGCGATGCAGGGCAAAAGCCCGGCGGACCGCTATTCGGTGATGACCAGCGTTAAGCACTTCGCCGCCTACGGCGCGGTGGAGGGCGGGAAAGAGTACAACACCGTCGATATGAGTCCCCAGCGTCTGTTTAATCACTATATGCCGCCATATAAAGCCGGTCTGGATGCGGGCAGCGGCGCGGTGATGGTGGCGCTGAACTCGCTGAACGGCACGCCAGCGACCTCCGACGCCTGGCTGCTGAAAGAGATTCTGCGCGATAAATGGGGCTTTAAAGGCATTACCGTCTCCGATCACGGCGCAATCAAAGAGTTGATTAAGCACGGCACCGCCGCCGACCCGGAAGACGCGGTGCGCGTGGCGCTCAAGTCCGGCATCAACATGAGCATGAGCGATGAGTATTACAGCAAATACCTGCCGGGGCTGATTAAGTCCGGCAAAGTGACGATGGCGGAGCTGGACGACGCGGCGCGTCATGTGCTGAACGTCAAATATGACATGGGGCTGTTTAACGATCCGTACAGCCATCTGGGGTCAAAAGAGTCTGATCCGGTTGACACTAACGCCGAAAGCCGCCTGCATCGTAAAGAGGCGCGGGAAGTGGCGCGCGAAAGCATGGTGCTGCTGAAGAATCGTCTCGACACCCTGCCGCTGAAAAAATCGGGCACCATTGCGGTGGTGGGGCCGCTGGCAGACAGCAAGCGCGACGTGATGGGAAGCTGGTCCGCGGCGGGGGTGGTTGACCAGTCCGTCACCGTGCTGACCGGCATTCAAAACGCGGCAGGCGATAAGGCGAAGGTGATTTACGCCAAAGGGGCGAACGTCACCAACGACAAAGATATCGTGGCCTTCCTCAATCAGTATGAGGATGCGGTGAAGGTCGATCCGCGCCCGGCGCAGGAGATGATCGACGAGGCGGTCAACGCGGCGAAGCAGTCTGACGTGATTGTCGCGGTGGTCGGTGAAGCGCAGGGTATGGCGCATGAAGCCTCCAGCCGCACCGATATCACCCTGCCGCAAAGCCAGCGCGATCTGATTGCCGCTCTGAAAGCGACCGGCAAGCCGCTGGTGCTGGTGCTGATGAACGGCCGCCCGCTGGCGCTGGTGAAGGAAGATCAGCAGGCCGATGCGATTCTGGAAACCTGGTTTGCCGGCACCGAGGGCGGCAACGCGATCGCTGACGTGCTGTTTGGCGACTACAACCCGTCGGGCAAACTGCCGATGTCCTTCCCGCGTTCGGTGGGGCAGATTCCGGTCTATTACAGCCACCTCAATACCGGTCGTCCCTATAACGCCGACAAGCCGAATAAATACACTTCGCGCTATTTTGACGAAGCTAACGGCCCGCTGTATCCGTTTGGCTACGGTCTGAGCTACACCACCTTCACCGTTTCCGACGTGAAGCTCTCTTCTGCGACCATGAAACGTGACGGTAGCGTGACCGCGAGCGTAGAGGTAACCAATACCGGCAAACGCGAAGGCGCGACGGTAGTCCAGATGTATTTACAGGACGTGACGGCGTCCATGAGTCGTCCGGTAAAAGAGCTGAAGGGGTTTAAAAAGATTAACCTGAAGCCAGGCGAAACGCAGACCGTCAGCTTCCCGATCGATATCGGGGCGCTGAAGTTCTGGAATCAGCAGATGAAATTCGCTGCCGAGCCGGGCAAGTTCAACGTCTTTATTGGCCTGGACTCCGCGCGCGTGAAGCAGAGTGAATTTGAACTGCTGTAA
- a CDS encoding AAA family ATPase, translated as MEFRNVKNVPAQANPKTVYLLKDNWNDWFFWETRFTMFYSDADCMLHKIGELKIAERRMKKESDCTPDEKSSACQPEIPDSFPSLNQDFFSLGQSENYYETLNALPEADKRDILEGIRDCAFNRSIYDTYQNHPAMMESLLRSVSHRTVVDAWHELAYGLEFNKAFHFSYLFPLADYNDDEIRLTFNVTPGNIPASNIQAIIGRNGVGKTTLFAGVIKGIINQKAMEAQHVGLLQVPDEDGQWKNNHTYFSSLTLLSYSPFDRFGPVEANEIPSGVKYQYIGLMIKDEHNPVSQSRLRPKTFDELHYEFCQSMSQCLVGARKQRWQDCLKILENDPLFSEADVSKLADFKPEAHDENAGDQANSWTELVRQFLTKLSSGHLVTLLSITRLIEVTEDRSLTLIDEPEAHLHPPLISAYIRAVSHLMSERNGVAIVATHSPVVLQEVRSDCVWILNRTGKYVSADRPEIETFGENVGTLTREVFSHEVVNTGFYKMINDAAGTYDNFEKLDSYFNNKLGGEARALARTLIKTKNKE; from the coding sequence ATGGAATTCAGAAACGTTAAAAACGTCCCGGCCCAAGCGAATCCCAAAACGGTTTATCTTCTGAAAGATAACTGGAATGACTGGTTCTTTTGGGAAACGCGTTTCACTATGTTTTATAGTGATGCCGATTGTATGCTGCATAAAATAGGGGAGTTAAAGATTGCAGAAAGACGAATGAAAAAGGAGTCAGATTGTACGCCGGATGAGAAATCCTCAGCGTGTCAGCCGGAGATCCCGGACAGTTTTCCCTCTCTGAATCAGGATTTCTTCTCGTTAGGACAAAGTGAAAACTATTATGAAACCCTGAATGCGCTGCCGGAAGCAGATAAGCGAGATATTCTTGAAGGGATTCGGGATTGCGCGTTTAATCGTAGTATCTATGACACTTATCAAAACCATCCGGCAATGATGGAGTCTCTGTTAAGAAGCGTAAGTCACCGAACGGTAGTGGATGCCTGGCATGAGTTAGCCTATGGCCTGGAATTTAATAAAGCGTTCCATTTTTCTTACCTGTTTCCGTTAGCGGACTATAATGACGATGAAATCCGGCTGACGTTCAATGTGACGCCAGGAAATATCCCTGCGAGTAATATTCAGGCGATTATCGGCCGAAATGGGGTCGGGAAGACCACATTATTTGCTGGCGTGATCAAGGGCATCATTAATCAAAAAGCAATGGAAGCCCAGCACGTAGGATTGCTGCAGGTGCCGGATGAGGACGGCCAGTGGAAAAACAACCATACCTATTTTAGCTCATTAACCTTATTATCCTATAGTCCCTTTGACAGATTTGGCCCTGTCGAAGCGAATGAAATACCGTCCGGCGTTAAATATCAATATATAGGATTGATGATTAAGGACGAGCATAACCCTGTTTCTCAAAGCAGATTACGTCCTAAAACGTTTGATGAATTACATTATGAGTTTTGTCAGAGCATGTCGCAGTGTCTGGTGGGGGCGAGAAAGCAGCGCTGGCAGGACTGCTTAAAAATACTTGAAAACGATCCTCTGTTTAGTGAGGCAGACGTCTCGAAACTGGCTGATTTCAAACCTGAAGCGCATGATGAAAACGCAGGCGATCAAGCCAATAGCTGGACGGAGTTAGTACGTCAGTTTCTGACGAAATTAAGCTCCGGTCACCTGGTGACGCTGCTGAGTATCACCCGCTTAATCGAAGTGACGGAAGATCGCTCCCTGACGCTGATCGATGAACCTGAAGCCCACCTTCATCCCCCGCTCATTTCAGCTTATATCCGCGCGGTATCGCATCTTATGAGCGAGAGAAACGGCGTTGCCATCGTTGCTACCCACTCCCCGGTTGTACTGCAAGAGGTGCGTTCAGACTGCGTATGGATATTAAATCGTACCGGTAAATATGTCAGTGCCGACCGCCCTGAAATTGAAACGTTTGGTGAGAATGTCGGCACGCTGACGCGTGAGGTTTTCAGTCATGAGGTTGTCAATACCGGTTTTTATAAGATGATCAATGACGCCGCCGGAACCTACGACAATTTTGAAAAACTTGACTCTTACTTCAATAATAAACTTGGTGGAGAGGCAAGGGCTTTAGCGCGGACCCTTATAAAAACAAAGAATAAGGAGTAA